Proteins encoded by one window of Lactobacillus sp. ESL0684:
- a CDS encoding YitT family protein: MTKQKRAHSLKYWLFFIGGLEIIAVAINLFYAPINIAAGGATGVAILIDAVWGVNRSITVFIFNIVMIVLAAIFLGKKTLKKVALGSILLPILMQITPSMQITKNDLLAVIYGGVLMGIGISMLYQIDASAGGTTIPPLIFKKYFYLDSAIGLMLIDMIIIILNIFVDGMEAFLLAAFSEVITTLTMQYSETGFDKKYQVRIMSNGNIAEIQAMLQDDYEGLTVYNVVGGYSEQKKQQLLIVVDTNEYGALIAKIRDLDPDAFIVTEDVAKVHGGRW, encoded by the coding sequence ATGACAAAGCAAAAACGTGCGCATTCTTTAAAGTATTGGTTATTTTTTATTGGTGGTTTAGAAATAATTGCAGTTGCAATTAACTTATTTTATGCCCCGATTAATATCGCGGCAGGAGGAGCTACAGGAGTTGCCATCTTAATTGACGCTGTCTGGGGTGTCAATCGTTCAATTACCGTCTTTATTTTTAATATAGTAATGATTGTGTTGGCAGCGATTTTTTTAGGAAAGAAAACGTTAAAAAAAGTAGCACTTGGAAGTATTTTATTACCTATTTTAATGCAGATAACGCCAAGTATGCAAATCACTAAGAATGATTTGTTGGCAGTTATTTATGGTGGCGTTTTGATGGGAATCGGAATTTCGATGCTCTATCAGATTGATGCTTCTGCAGGTGGGACTACGATTCCACCATTAATTTTCAAGAAATATTTTTATCTTGATTCCGCAATTGGGTTGATGCTAATTGATATGATTATTATTATATTAAATATCTTTGTTGATGGGATGGAGGCCTTTTTGTTGGCCGCTTTTTCTGAGGTGATCACGACCCTAACTATGCAATATAGCGAGACTGGTTTTGATAAAAAGTACCAGGTGCGGATCATGAGCAATGGTAATATTGCTGAAATTCAAGCCATGCTCCAAGATGATTATGAGGGACTGACTGTTTATAATGTAGTTGGCGGTTACAGTGAGCAAAAGAAGCAGCAATTATTGATTGTGGTTGATACTAATGAATATGGGGCGCTAATTGCGAAAATTCGTGATCTTGATCCAGATGCTTTTATTGTTACTGAAGATGTGGCTAAGGTTCATGGTGGTCGCTGGTAG
- a CDS encoding Xaa-Pro peptidase family protein — MNEQEELLTLLNRRISAVVELIKQKGADGLLIFNQANYRYLTNFTGEEAQLILTANGDRILLSDSRFAGQIKAQAPGELTVIMKQGDQDAEISRELKQANLHKVLVEGEFVSATEFSNLQALNPQLELELCQELVERVRNVKDELELATLRQAVQISMDSFNGILSMIKPGAIEREIGAKLDYLFKVNGGDGPGFETIIASGVRSSWAHGVASDKEIESGDLVVIDFGAFYHGYTADITRTVAVGQVDPELEQIYQIVHEAQRRGITAAVTGNHGADVDKAARDYINEQGYGQYFGHGIGHGIGLEIHELCQPALPFGKQELVNNMVHTVEPGIYLPNKGGVRIEDDILVHNQTPETLSTLPKDELIFL, encoded by the coding sequence ATGAACGAACAAGAAGAGCTATTAACACTGCTGAATCGTCGAATTTCTGCGGTAGTTGAGCTAATCAAACAAAAAGGTGCTGATGGTTTGCTGATTTTTAATCAAGCAAATTATCGGTATCTTACCAATTTTACTGGTGAAGAAGCTCAATTAATTTTGACTGCTAATGGCGATAGGATATTATTATCTGATTCTCGTTTTGCTGGTCAAATTAAGGCTCAAGCTCCGGGTGAATTAACGGTTATCATGAAGCAAGGCGACCAAGATGCAGAAATTAGTCGTGAACTCAAACAAGCAAATTTGCACAAGGTTTTAGTTGAAGGGGAATTTGTTTCTGCAACCGAATTTAGCAATTTACAAGCGTTAAATCCACAACTAGAATTAGAGCTGTGTCAGGAATTGGTTGAGCGTGTTCGCAATGTCAAAGACGAGCTAGAACTGGCTACTTTAAGACAAGCGGTTCAGATTTCAATGGATAGTTTCAATGGTATTTTATCAATGATTAAGCCAGGGGCAATTGAACGTGAGATTGGTGCTAAATTAGATTACCTGTTCAAGGTTAATGGTGGCGATGGTCCTGGATTTGAAACAATTATTGCTTCGGGCGTGCGCTCTTCTTGGGCTCATGGTGTTGCTAGTGATAAAGAAATTGAATCGGGGGATCTGGTTGTAATTGATTTTGGGGCATTTTATCATGGCTATACTGCTGATATTACACGCACGGTGGCTGTTGGCCAAGTTGACCCTGAACTTGAACAGATTTATCAAATTGTTCATGAAGCACAGCGCCGCGGAATCACAGCCGCGGTAACAGGCAACCACGGTGCTGATGTTGACAAGGCTGCACGTGATTATATAAATGAACAAGGTTATGGCCAATATTTTGGTCACGGAATCGGTCATGGAATTGGATTGGAGATTCATGAGCTGTGTCAGCCTGCCTTGCCGTTTGGTAAGCAGGAACTGGTAAATAATATGGTTCATACTGTTGAGCCAGGGATTTATTTGCCTAATAAAGGTGGAGTTAGAATTGAAGATGATATTCTAGTCCATAATCAAACTCCAGAAACGTTATCGACCCTTCCTAAAGATGAGTTGATTTTCTTATAA
- the nusB gene encoding transcription antitermination factor NusB has translation MNQHESRRVAMQAVYLANNELNDTPEDIQAKTVATLDLKELPAYSKTIIAGVITKRDELKGEIASHLKKNWRINRVNQITLAILEVALYEIKYSDQIEPRAAVNEALNLCDEFADPKTKPFVNGVLANFVEE, from the coding sequence ATGAATCAACACGAGAGTCGTAGAGTTGCAATGCAGGCGGTATATTTAGCTAACAATGAGCTAAATGATACTCCTGAGGATATTCAAGCTAAAACAGTTGCAACACTTGATTTGAAGGAGTTGCCTGCGTATTCAAAAACGATCATTGCTGGAGTAATTACCAAACGTGATGAATTAAAGGGTGAGATTGCTAGTCACTTGAAGAAGAATTGGCGGATTAATCGAGTTAATCAAATCACTCTGGCAATTTTAGAAGTTGCCTTATACGAGATTAAGTACAGTGATCAGATCGAGCCGCGAGCAGCAGTGAACGAGGCATTAAACTTATGTGATGAATTTGCTGATCCTAAAACGAAACCGTTTGTTAACGGAGTTTTGGCAAATTTTGTTGAAGAATAA
- a CDS encoding exodeoxyribonuclease VII small subunit — protein sequence MTTKKNNFETELNDLQKIVTNLENGNVPLEDALAEFQTGVKLSRDLNQKLTDAEKTVAKLIDQDGSEHQLDPNNAASPEE from the coding sequence ATGACGACAAAGAAGAATAATTTCGAAACAGAATTAAATGATTTACAAAAAATTGTTACTAATTTGGAGAATGGTAACGTTCCACTTGAAGATGCGTTAGCAGAGTTTCAAACAGGAGTCAAACTTAGTCGTGATTTGAACCAAAAATTGACTGATGCGGAAAAAACGGTGGCAAAATTGATTGATCAAGATGGTTCGGAGCATCAATTGGATCCTAATAATGCGGCATCGCCAGAGGAATAA
- a CDS encoding YitT family protein, with protein MQKNKRKHSLKYWIYFITGLELIAISINFFYAPINIAAGDSTGIAILVDAVWGVNRSVTVLIVNILMLILATIFLGKETLKKVAIGSLLLPILMEINPSFKLTNNDLLAVIYGGVIMGVGISLLYRIDSSSGGTTIPPLILKKYFYIDPATSLLIIDMVIIVLNIFVDGMEAFLLATLSQILTTITMRYTETGFDKKYQLQIMSNEKITEIQEMLQEDYDGLTVYNVVGGYSEQHKQQLLIVVDTNEYGALIAKIRDIDDDAFIVTEDVAKVHGGRWYGKNH; from the coding sequence ATGCAAAAGAATAAAAGAAAACATTCATTAAAGTATTGGATATACTTTATTACTGGATTAGAATTAATTGCAATATCAATTAATTTCTTCTATGCGCCAATCAATATTGCAGCCGGTGATTCAACCGGAATTGCTATTTTAGTCGATGCCGTTTGGGGAGTGAATCGGTCGGTTACAGTATTGATTGTCAATATCTTGATGTTGATTTTAGCGACAATTTTTTTAGGAAAAGAAACACTAAAAAAAGTTGCAATAGGTAGTTTATTATTACCCATTCTAATGGAGATAAATCCTAGTTTTAAACTAACTAATAATGATTTGCTGGCTGTAATCTATGGCGGAGTAATCATGGGAGTTGGAATTTCGTTACTGTATCGAATCGATTCCTCTAGTGGCGGTACCACGATTCCACCATTAATTTTAAAAAAATATTTCTATATTGATCCGGCAACGTCCTTACTAATCATTGATATGGTAATCATTGTTTTAAATATTTTTGTTGATGGAATGGAGGCATTCTTGCTTGCGACCCTGTCACAGATATTGACGACAATTACGATGCGGTATACTGAAACTGGTTTTGATAAGAAGTACCAGTTACAGATTATGAGTAATGAAAAAATTACGGAAATTCAAGAAATGCTACAAGAGGATTACGATGGTCTAACTGTTTATAACGTGGTTGGCGGTTACAGCGAGCAGCATAAACAACAATTATTGATTGTAGTCGACACTAATGAGTATGGTGCCCTAATTGCCAAGATCCGGGATATTGACGATGATGCCTTTATTGTGACTGAAGATGTGGCTAAGGTTCATGGTGGTCGCTGGTATGGTAAAAATCATTAA
- a CDS encoding Asp23/Gls24 family envelope stress response protein produces the protein MADSSKIVLDDKNNGEEIEIDPSVLEVIMGIAAEKVDGIAKMQGSVKSGINRVLGRESRSKGVNVTLDDEHNLIADIYISIEAGGYVPKIAMDLQNSLQAQVKQMTDLTFKEINVHVNGLVFPEDEVQEESGTSKLFADIDEKSKNESTRES, from the coding sequence ATGGCAGATAGTTCAAAGATTGTCTTAGATGATAAAAATAACGGTGAAGAAATCGAAATTGATCCTAGTGTGCTTGAAGTTATTATGGGAATAGCTGCCGAAAAAGTTGATGGGATTGCTAAGATGCAAGGCAGTGTTAAATCAGGGATTAATCGTGTTTTAGGACGCGAAAGTCGTAGTAAGGGTGTAAATGTTACACTTGATGATGAGCATAACTTGATTGCCGATATTTATATTAGTATTGAGGCTGGTGGCTATGTTCCTAAAATTGCCATGGATTTACAAAATTCTCTGCAAGCACAGGTAAAACAAATGACAGATTTGACTTTTAAGGAAATCAACGTCCATGTTAATGGGTTAGTTTTCCCAGAAGACGAAGTCCAAGAAGAAAGTGGGACATCAAAGCTGTTTGCTGACATTGATGAAAAGAGTAAAAATGAATCAACACGAGAGTCGTAG
- a CDS encoding polyprenyl synthetase family protein: MKFKEFRKKWTPVIDDYLNEHLALNIDDAKVSLIMTYSVMAGGKRLRPLLFLATLNTLNHEIGEREIEIASGIELIHTYSLIHDDLPAMDNDDYRRGRLTSHKKWGEAEAILAGDALLTMGIEWIAEGSNSIDLIKIITKEVGPNGMVGGQYLDIDSTNNAEVADDLAFANRMEWLKTGCLIRACVAMGAEYAKADVASKDKLIAFAECFGRSYQIYDDLVDVVQTSTEAGKATHKDEAEGKNNTLTILGVEKSRQELTELIDRAKMNLQGLSSEILAGFLGLYQKVL, from the coding sequence ATGAAGTTTAAAGAATTTAGAAAAAAATGGACCCCAGTAATTGATGACTACTTAAATGAACATTTGGCGTTAAATATCGATGATGCTAAGGTTAGTCTGATTATGACTTATTCAGTCATGGCAGGTGGTAAAAGGTTAAGACCACTTTTATTTTTGGCAACTTTAAACACGCTAAATCATGAAATTGGTGAACGTGAAATTGAAATTGCTAGTGGTATTGAGCTAATCCATACTTATTCACTAATTCATGATGATTTGCCAGCGATGGATAATGATGACTATCGTCGAGGACGCTTAACTAGCCATAAAAAATGGGGTGAAGCGGAAGCGATCTTAGCTGGGGATGCGCTGCTTACAATGGGGATTGAATGGATTGCTGAGGGGAGTAATTCAATCGATCTTATCAAAATTATTACTAAAGAAGTAGGGCCTAATGGCATGGTTGGTGGTCAATATTTGGATATTGATTCAACTAATAATGCTGAGGTGGCAGATGATTTAGCTTTTGCTAATCGGATGGAGTGGCTTAAAACCGGGTGCTTAATCAGAGCATGTGTTGCTATGGGTGCTGAATATGCTAAGGCAGATGTAGCAAGTAAGGATAAATTAATTGCGTTTGCTGAATGTTTTGGTCGGTCGTATCAAATTTATGATGATTTAGTTGATGTAGTGCAGACTAGCACTGAGGCAGGTAAAGCGACCCATAAGGATGAAGCTGAAGGCAAGAATAATACCTTGACTATCCTTGGCGTTGAAAAAAGTCGTCAGGAATTAACCGAATTGATTGATCGAGCTAAGATGAATTTGCAAGGTTTATCAAGTGAGATTTTAGCGGGCTTCCTTGGCTTATATCAGAAGGTGCTATAA
- the rplU gene encoding 50S ribosomal protein L21: MYAIIKTGGKQYKVAEGDSVFVEKLDVEEGKEITFDEVILTSDGKDVKVGTPLVKGAKVTAKVEKQGKEKKVVTFKYKPKKHSHSKYGHRQPYTKVTVEKIELS; encoded by the coding sequence ATGTACGCAATTATTAAAACCGGTGGTAAGCAATACAAAGTTGCTGAAGGCGATAGTGTTTTTGTAGAAAAACTTGATGTTGAAGAAGGTAAAGAAATCACTTTTGATGAAGTTATTCTTACTTCTGATGGCAAAGACGTTAAAGTTGGTACACCATTAGTTAAGGGTGCCAAAGTAACTGCTAAAGTTGAAAAACAAGGCAAAGAAAAGAAAGTTGTAACTTTCAAGTATAAGCCAAAGAAGCACTCACATTCAAAATATGGTCACCGTCAACCTTACACTAAGGTTACAGTTGAAAAGATTGAATTAAGCTAG
- a CDS encoding DUF2325 domain-containing protein has product MKETFDYRNNLKQILQKTTGDERSLTNSLAAIKAVLGMVDSQSTATQKTQPTQTTNKEIKQLLLGISQLIKSPGSSAAQKQSLSALHRLTFDQAIAKQYGSELSQLEVAIQQSTVTKEAVNQQVFEQAIKPNKPKRDYRKGKRYTVIRLVLGCDLINDNNEIVYTLTEKQIHQFNLTSGDIVEALSEPVTSHYEASILRVVGHRELATTEFDKIEEFKYAVVQGGTGHLAITHDIHGKKLRIRGKSIVLPIDASRYQTDDTPIVDGSIVDLAWYSGDVNLKKNPAQAIKLRWIYQLDQPQVKPKTKKKKIKPANSESKITKLALDLHYQRVGIAIGDNQNEVMLESIVRRYNGIPVAIDAFQGKKKLMDRQIQTLDLVILVTAFAAHDSTWNIREFASKYHVGFAVSSSKGYQAFERALYRAANGLPAYEGNQTITYETE; this is encoded by the coding sequence TTGAAAGAGACATTTGATTACCGCAATAATTTAAAACAAATTTTGCAAAAAACTACTGGTGATGAACGCAGTTTAACAAATAGTTTAGCTGCGATTAAGGCAGTTCTCGGTATGGTTGATTCGCAATCTACAGCTACTCAAAAGACTCAACCCACTCAAACTACAAACAAAGAGATTAAGCAATTGCTACTGGGAATTAGTCAATTAATTAAGTCACCAGGAAGCAGTGCTGCTCAAAAGCAGTCACTATCAGCATTGCATCGCTTAACCTTTGATCAAGCGATAGCTAAGCAATATGGTAGTGAATTATCACAGTTAGAAGTTGCTATTCAGCAATCAACTGTTACTAAAGAGGCAGTCAACCAGCAAGTTTTTGAACAAGCTATTAAACCAAATAAGCCGAAGCGAGATTACCGCAAAGGCAAGCGTTATACAGTAATTCGTTTGGTTCTTGGTTGTGACTTAATTAATGATAATAATGAGATTGTTTATACTTTAACAGAAAAGCAAATTCATCAATTTAATTTGACTAGTGGGGATATTGTTGAAGCTCTATCAGAACCGGTTACAAGTCATTATGAAGCAAGTATTTTACGTGTAGTGGGACACCGCGAGCTGGCAACAACAGAATTTGACAAGATAGAAGAGTTCAAATATGCCGTAGTACAGGGTGGAACAGGTCACTTAGCGATAACTCATGACATTCATGGGAAAAAATTACGGATCCGTGGCAAGAGTATTGTCTTACCAATTGATGCTAGCCGTTATCAAACTGATGATACGCCAATTGTTGATGGTTCAATTGTTGATCTAGCTTGGTATTCTGGAGATGTTAATCTAAAAAAGAATCCTGCACAGGCTATTAAACTGCGCTGGATTTATCAACTTGACCAACCACAAGTAAAACCAAAAACGAAAAAGAAAAAAATAAAACCGGCTAATTCTGAGTCGAAAATTACCAAATTAGCTCTAGATTTACATTATCAGCGTGTTGGAATTGCGATTGGTGATAATCAGAATGAAGTAATGCTAGAAAGTATTGTTAGGCGTTATAACGGTATTCCAGTAGCAATTGATGCCTTTCAAGGAAAGAAGAAATTAATGGACAGGCAAATTCAGACACTAGACTTGGTGATTTTAGTTACTGCCTTTGCAGCACACGATAGCACGTGGAATATTCGTGAATTTGCTAGTAAGTACCATGTTGGGTTTGCAGTTAGTTCAAGCAAAGGCTACCAAGCCTTTGAGCGTGCGCTATATCGTGCAGCTAATGGGTTACCAGCTTATGAAGGTAATCAAACGATTACCTATGAAACAGAATAG
- the efp gene encoding elongation factor P, protein MTMISVNEFKNGLTIKYNNDLWRIVEFQHVKPGKGSAFVRSKLKSLNTGAVQEYTFRSTAKVETAEIETKGMQYLYNDGASYVFMDTTTYDQLSIPNEQITDEAKFLKENMDVSVIMHEGKTLGVQLPNTVDLAVAKTEPNIKGDTSSGGGKPATMETGLVVNVPFFINEGDVLTINTVDGSYVSRANK, encoded by the coding sequence ATGACGATGATTTCAGTTAACGAGTTTAAGAACGGTCTAACCATTAAATATAATAATGATTTGTGGCGGATTGTTGAATTTCAACATGTTAAGCCAGGTAAGGGCAGTGCCTTTGTTCGTTCAAAGCTCAAGAGTTTGAATACTGGTGCAGTTCAGGAATATACCTTTCGTTCGACTGCTAAGGTAGAAACTGCGGAAATTGAAACTAAGGGTATGCAATACTTGTACAATGATGGTGCTAGTTATGTTTTCATGGATACAACTACATATGATCAGCTTTCAATTCCTAATGAGCAAATTACTGATGAAGCTAAGTTTTTAAAAGAAAATATGGATGTTAGTGTAATTATGCATGAGGGTAAGACTCTTGGGGTTCAGTTACCTAATACTGTTGATTTAGCAGTTGCTAAGACTGAGCCCAATATTAAGGGTGATACATCTTCAGGTGGCGGTAAACCAGCAACAATGGAAACCGGATTAGTGGTTAATGTGCCTTTCTTCATTAATGAAGGGGATGTCTTAACTATTAATACTGTTGATGGTAGCTATGTATCTCGTGCAAATAAGTAA
- the xseA gene encoding exodeoxyribonuclease VII large subunit translates to MADNKYLSVTDLNYYITQKFKNDPYLHKVFLQGELSNFRFRRNSHQYFSLKDEKAKINVVMFRSHFDKVNFKPEEGMQVYLTGYVNVYGPQGTYQFYAESMEPAGLGALYEQLQQLQAKLAKEGLFNTEHKRPLPHFPDRIAVVTSASGAVIHDILVTANRRFPHAQVDLFPAQVQGDRAADSLIAAMQQIKLAKDKYDVMIIGRGGGSLEDLWPFNEEAVVRQVYAMPMPVISSVGHETDTTLCDLVADVRAATPTAAAEYATPNLTDELTNIQQLRSSLLASMQNLIKSRRDELNRINSSVIMREPTRLYDEQVQTLDLLQTRLKNSMLHKLERDRQNYQLLYQQLRAVNPGQRIAQMQQQQNFYSQKLLTSMQALLRNQRHQLAQVSQQLDDYSPLKTMDRGFIYATNVQKTTVTSVTQVNVADKLQLHFKDGQATAVINTIRRNKHDDKEE, encoded by the coding sequence ATGGCCGATAATAAGTATCTTAGTGTTACGGATTTAAATTATTATATAACGCAAAAATTTAAAAATGATCCATACTTACACAAGGTTTTTTTACAAGGTGAATTATCTAATTTTCGTTTTCGGCGTAATTCACACCAGTATTTTTCATTGAAAGATGAAAAAGCGAAAATTAATGTGGTAATGTTTCGTTCGCATTTTGATAAGGTAAATTTTAAACCTGAAGAGGGAATGCAAGTCTATCTAACTGGATATGTCAATGTCTATGGACCACAAGGTACGTATCAATTTTATGCGGAGTCAATGGAGCCTGCTGGTCTTGGTGCTTTATATGAACAGCTGCAGCAACTGCAAGCAAAGCTGGCTAAAGAAGGCTTATTTAATACAGAGCACAAGCGTCCATTGCCGCACTTTCCTGATCGTATTGCAGTGGTCACTAGTGCGTCGGGTGCGGTTATCCATGATATTTTGGTGACTGCCAATCGCCGCTTTCCACATGCTCAAGTAGATTTGTTTCCTGCGCAAGTTCAAGGAGACCGCGCGGCGGATTCATTAATTGCCGCAATGCAGCAGATTAAGCTAGCTAAGGACAAGTACGATGTTATGATCATTGGGCGTGGAGGTGGATCTTTAGAAGATCTTTGGCCATTTAATGAGGAAGCAGTGGTACGACAAGTTTATGCGATGCCAATGCCGGTTATCTCTTCAGTTGGTCACGAAACAGATACAACCCTTTGCGATTTGGTTGCTGATGTGCGGGCCGCTACTCCAACTGCGGCGGCAGAATATGCTACCCCAAATTTGACTGACGAATTAACCAATATTCAGCAATTGCGTAGCAGCTTGCTTGCAAGCATGCAAAACCTGATTAAGTCACGCCGTGATGAGCTTAATCGAATTAATAGTTCAGTGATTATGCGTGAGCCAACTAGGTTGTATGATGAACAGGTGCAAACACTTGATCTGTTACAGACACGTTTGAAAAATAGCATGTTACATAAACTTGAACGTGATCGCCAAAATTATCAGTTGCTGTATCAGCAATTACGGGCAGTTAATCCTGGACAAAGAATTGCGCAAATGCAGCAACAACAGAATTTTTACAGTCAAAAATTACTGACGAGTATGCAGGCGTTGCTACGTAATCAGCGTCATCAGTTAGCGCAAGTTAGCCAACAATTGGATGATTATAGTCCGCTTAAGACAATGGATCGCGGTTTTATTTATGCCACTAATGTACAAAAAACTACCGTAACTTCAGTTACACAGGTTAATGTTGCTGATAAACTTCAGTTACATTTTAAAGATGGTCAGGCAACAGCAGTTATTAACACAATCAGGAGAAATAAACATGACGACAAAGAAGAATAA
- a CDS encoding DUF2785 domain-containing protein, whose product MINELEQLLQAPTASFQIRENQLNFMLANLSNPDSHLRDDLIYTLFARAMAEDAFTPNQIKKIVQYFFTEQPLFSKITSPASDAIFERSFAALLGELLLTKDKSNHILTEQQRNTLFSWSITYLKTENDYRGYVKGKGWAHSLAHGSDFLGSSLAHPLFKSSNIASTAEIWSIIPTILTKITQPLVDDEPERIAHAFYLGVKNHVIATTDLKNKIAYLDHQMWQNNPLAEPVDFYRLSIWQQLLRNWYFFFDDELKLQQFLQNKINNYFNKMGYETNN is encoded by the coding sequence ATGATTAATGAATTAGAACAATTATTACAGGCACCGACTGCATCATTTCAAATTAGAGAAAATCAATTAAACTTTATGTTAGCTAATCTTAGCAACCCAGATTCGCATTTGCGTGATGACCTAATTTATACTTTATTTGCTAGGGCAATGGCAGAAGATGCCTTCACACCTAACCAAATTAAAAAGATTGTCCAATATTTTTTTACTGAGCAACCATTATTTTCAAAAATCACTTCACCAGCAAGTGACGCAATTTTTGAGCGCAGCTTTGCGGCTCTGCTGGGCGAATTATTACTGACTAAGGACAAATCCAACCATATTTTAACTGAACAACAGCGTAATACCCTATTCTCATGGAGTATTACTTATCTTAAAACCGAAAATGATTATCGTGGTTATGTTAAGGGTAAGGGCTGGGCACATAGCCTAGCTCACGGTAGTGACTTTTTGGGTAGCAGTCTAGCTCATCCGCTTTTTAAAAGTAGCAACATTGCTTCAACAGCTGAAATTTGGTCAATAATTCCCACTATCTTAACTAAAATCACCCAACCCCTGGTCGATGATGAACCAGAACGAATAGCGCACGCCTTTTACTTGGGTGTTAAAAACCACGTAATTGCAACAACCGATCTGAAAAATAAGATTGCCTACCTCGACCACCAAATGTGGCAAAATAACCCACTCGCAGAACCAGTTGATTTTTATCGTTTGAGTATCTGGCAACAGCTGCTACGCAATTGGTACTTCTTCTTTGATGATGAGCTAAAGTTACAGCAATTTTTACAGAATAAGATTAATAATTATTTCAATAAAATGGGATACGAAACTAATAACTAA
- the rpmA gene encoding 50S ribosomal protein L27, which yields MNILGLKLFAHHKGGGSTANGRDSAGRRLGAKAADGQTIHAGTIIYRQRGTKIHPGKNVGQGGDDTLFALVNGVVKFERMDKYRRQVSVIPVEEEAK from the coding sequence ATGAATATTTTAGGTCTTAAACTATTTGCCCACCATAAGGGTGGCGGTTCTACTGCCAATGGTCGTGATTCAGCTGGTCGTCGTTTAGGCGCCAAGGCTGCTGATGGTCAAACTATCCATGCAGGTACGATTATTTATCGTCAACGTGGTACTAAGATTCACCCAGGCAAGAATGTTGGTCAGGGTGGAGATGACACTTTATTTGCTTTAGTAAATGGAGTTGTTAAGTTTGAACGAATGGATAAATACAGAAGACAAGTTTCTGTTATTCCAGTTGAAGAAGAAGCTAAGTAA
- a CDS encoding tetrahydrofolate dehydrogenase/cyclohydrolase catalytic domain-containing protein — translation MGQILDGKALADFKAVKLKLTVKKLRKQGTRPCFCVINIGEDPSSKIYLKTKKRRAAEIGIGQKVYQLKADVSQVELLALIAKLNRDDKVHGIMMQLPVPEQINLNEALEQIDPAKDVDCLTPSNVGRLWRGDHFVEPATAHGILALLDHYRINLRGKNVVIIGRSSIVGKPLAALMLERDATVSILHLQTSNLFEYTKRADIIVSAAGQAKLVTAAMIKPGAVIIDVGINRLGKQVVGDVDFASVAPKASYITPVPGGIGPLTVESLMEQVVKLARRKDGR, via the coding sequence TTGGGGCAAATCCTTGATGGTAAGGCGCTAGCTGATTTTAAAGCAGTTAAGCTGAAGCTAACAGTAAAAAAATTGCGAAAGCAAGGTACAAGGCCCTGCTTTTGTGTAATTAATATCGGTGAGGATCCGAGCAGTAAGATTTATTTAAAAACTAAAAAGAGACGAGCAGCTGAAATTGGCATTGGTCAAAAAGTTTATCAATTAAAGGCAGATGTTAGTCAGGTCGAGCTTTTAGCACTAATTGCTAAATTAAATAGGGATGACAAGGTACATGGTATCATGATGCAGTTGCCCGTTCCTGAGCAAATAAACTTAAATGAGGCATTAGAGCAAATTGATCCTGCTAAAGATGTTGATTGCCTCACGCCAAGTAATGTTGGACGACTTTGGCGTGGAGATCATTTTGTTGAGCCAGCTACTGCACATGGGATTCTAGCGCTATTAGACCATTATCGAATTAATTTGCGTGGTAAAAATGTGGTAATTATTGGTAGAAGCAGTATTGTCGGTAAGCCATTGGCGGCATTAATGCTTGAACGCGATGCAACCGTTTCAATTTTACACTTGCAGACTAGTAACCTTTTTGAATATACTAAGAGGGCAGATATTATTGTTTCAGCAGCAGGACAAGCTAAGCTAGTCACTGCCGCTATGATTAAACCTGGTGCGGTGATCATTGACGTAGGGATTAATCGTCTTGGTAAACAGGTAGTTGGTGATGTTGATTTTGCTAGTGTTGCACCAAAGGCGAGTTACATTACACCAGTTCCGGGAGGAATTGGCCCACTAACTGTCGAGTCTTTGATGGAGCAAGTCGTTAAATTAGCAAGGAGAAAAGATGGCCGATAA